A genomic window from Algoriphagus sp. Y33 includes:
- a CDS encoding RNA polymerase sigma factor, translated as MPFSNTYLLDEPSAPQLWNELRSGDKTALEAIYKLFIKDLYNFGMNLHAEDTIVKDAIQDIFIDLWQYRAKLSSDVIVKQYLYKSLSNRIQKELGKNLKRSKLNWLTDLEKSPVISIEDEIVNRQTEIEITSKMKRAMNLLPLRQKEVIQHLFFDKLSYEETSNLLDINIRSTYTLAWKAINALKKAIIVLFFFVA; from the coding sequence TTGCCCTTTTCTAATACGTATTTATTAGATGAGCCTTCTGCCCCACAATTGTGGAATGAGCTTCGCTCAGGTGATAAAACCGCCCTAGAGGCTATCTATAAACTATTTATCAAGGATCTTTACAATTTCGGCATGAATCTCCACGCAGAGGATACCATTGTCAAGGATGCTATACAGGATATTTTTATAGATCTATGGCAGTATAGGGCCAAGCTCAGCAGTGATGTGATAGTAAAGCAATACTTGTATAAGTCTCTTTCCAACAGAATACAAAAAGAGCTTGGCAAAAATCTGAAACGCTCAAAACTAAACTGGCTAACAGATTTGGAGAAATCTCCCGTTATTTCAATAGAAGATGAAATCGTCAATCGACAGACAGAAATAGAGATTACTTCCAAAATGAAACGGGCCATGAACCTCCTACCCCTCCGTCAGAAAGAAGTAATCCAGCATTTATTTTTTGATAAGCTCAGTTACGAGGAAACCTCCAACCTATTGGACATCAACATACGCTCCACCTATACCCTGGCCTGGAAGGCAATCAATGCGCTGAAGAAGGCTATTATCGTACTTTTTTTCTTTGTAGCGTAA
- a CDS encoding AraC family transcriptional regulator: protein MPLIYVKNMVCPRCIASVKEVLNRLQLPYSTVELGKIVLDSHPEFPQKKQLAESLEARGFELLEEGKSTLISQIKSILIGQIQHSDQPMSENYSSFISENLMHEYTYLSKLFSQVEGITIEKYITRLKIERVKELIFYKEKSLSEIADLLNYSSVAYLSSQFKKETGMSPSAFRKQGSHKQTSLDKI, encoded by the coding sequence ATGCCTCTGATATACGTCAAAAACATGGTCTGTCCCCGCTGCATTGCTTCTGTGAAGGAAGTTCTAAACCGGCTGCAACTGCCCTACTCTACGGTGGAATTGGGAAAAATAGTGCTGGATTCCCACCCTGAGTTTCCTCAAAAGAAGCAACTGGCGGAATCGCTCGAAGCACGTGGCTTTGAATTGCTGGAAGAAGGCAAGTCAACCTTAATCTCTCAGATCAAAAGTATTTTGATCGGGCAGATACAGCATTCTGATCAGCCCATGTCGGAAAATTATTCGAGTTTTATCTCCGAAAATCTCATGCATGAATACACGTATTTGAGTAAGCTTTTTTCGCAAGTGGAAGGAATAACTATAGAAAAATACATCACCCGATTGAAAATCGAGCGGGTAAAAGAGTTGATTTTCTATAAGGAGAAAAGCCTCTCAGAAATAGCTGATCTGCTCAATTACAGCAGCGTCGCATACCTTTCTTCCCAATTCAAAAAAGAAACGGGTATGTCGCCAAGTGCATTTAGGAAACAAGGCAGCCACAAACAAACAAGCTTGGATAAAATTTAG
- a CDS encoding DoxX family protein: MKNKIIYWVATGLVSLMMLFSAYAYFSDPSVSEGFASMGFKDFFRIELGIAKLIGALVLLIPAVPKLIKEWAYAGFGITFISAFIAHSANGHPVNTLAMPLIALGLLVISRIFLEKID; encoded by the coding sequence ATGAAAAACAAAATTATTTACTGGGTAGCTACAGGATTGGTGTCACTTATGATGCTTTTCAGCGCATATGCATATTTCTCCGATCCAAGTGTATCTGAGGGATTTGCCTCGATGGGATTCAAAGATTTCTTCAGAATTGAGCTTGGAATTGCCAAACTGATTGGAGCCTTGGTATTGCTGATTCCCGCAGTTCCCAAACTGATCAAAGAATGGGCCTATGCAGGTTTTGGGATCACGTTTATCTCTGCTTTTATAGCTCATTCTGCCAACGGGCATCCCGTCAACACCCTTGCAATGCCTCTAATAGCACTCGGCTTATTGGTTATTTCCAGGATTTTTCTCGAAAAGATCGACTAA
- a CDS encoding helix-turn-helix domain-containing protein, giving the protein MEKLNKSNHPQCTGIIRPVQDALDVLNGKWKLPIIVALLHGYRRFSEISRQVHGITDRMLSKELRDLELNQLVNRTVYDTFPVTVEYTMTEYGETLKDVIGALHVWGANHRRKIFGNDLSKEPADKDHLA; this is encoded by the coding sequence ATGGAGAAGCTAAATAAATCAAACCACCCGCAGTGTACAGGCATTATTCGGCCTGTACAGGATGCTTTGGACGTATTGAATGGGAAATGGAAGCTACCTATTATTGTTGCTTTGCTCCATGGATATAGGCGGTTTTCGGAAATATCCAGACAAGTACATGGGATTACTGATCGCATGCTTTCGAAGGAGCTTCGGGATCTTGAGCTAAATCAATTGGTCAACCGGACTGTCTATGATACATTTCCGGTAACAGTGGAATATACCATGACCGAATATGGAGAAACACTCAAGGATGTGATTGGAGCACTGCATGTTTGGGGTGCAAATCACAGACGGAAAATTTTTGGAAATGATTTGTCGAAGGAACCGGCAGACAAGGATCATCTTGCCTAG
- a CDS encoding GbsR/MarR family transcriptional regulator: protein MILTERHKELIERIGVFHEHKGMQPLVGRIIGLLLVHEEGEVSFDEIVEHLGVSKSAVSNALTFLQAKGRCVYSTRPGDRKRYFALKLSDWREDFAKELENIAEIQKFIDEVLEVRTDKNQEFNCKMKDFSNFLGFFKKEIPILFERFRRQQA from the coding sequence ATGATTTTAACAGAAAGACATAAGGAGCTTATCGAGCGAATAGGCGTATTTCATGAACACAAAGGGATGCAGCCGTTGGTAGGAAGGATTATAGGTTTGCTTTTGGTTCACGAAGAAGGCGAAGTTTCCTTTGATGAAATTGTAGAGCATCTGGGAGTCAGTAAAAGTGCCGTAAGTAATGCACTGACTTTCTTGCAGGCCAAAGGTAGATGTGTCTATTCTACCCGTCCCGGTGACAGAAAAAGATATTTCGCCCTGAAGCTGAGTGACTGGAGAGAAGATTTTGCTAAGGAACTCGAAAACATTGCTGAGATTCAAAAATTTATTGACGAGGTACTGGAAGTTAGGACGGATAAAAACCAAGAATTCAATTGTAAAATGAAGGACTTTTCTAACTTTTTGGGCTTTTTCAAAAAGGAGATTCCAATCTTGTTTGAGCGGTTTAGAAGACAACAGGCCTAA
- a CDS encoding TolC family protein, with the protein MLKKYLTYAFFLLAPTVAIGQDVVQDFNLADTLTLKESIRIGLENNRTLKKAILDEEKAKYQRNEIRGAGLPQLSAYGNYNNFIDVFPQAVPGGLFGPSGPNDIDVIALGVPQSLQAGAQLNQLIFSNSYLIGLKAAKTGEEFYRILTEQSEESVIHEISMNYLGVIQLELQKENLLANIDQLESLEKILQSQYENDLARKVDLNRVKVNLTSIKSELENLEITIYQQEGYLKLLMGIPVDTEINLDQSVADTDQLIEAFEIQDFNILNRKNIQVLGVQQQLYEYEYKNIKAAHQPQLVGFADFNKNAFSQDFDFIGQNKVWYQGFLIGLKLEIPIFDGMQTKYKAAQSKVNARQLNLDRLEAEDAAELEYKNALNKYYNSISTLKSLDGNLDLADEVLKETTLLYKEGLSPLTDLLDAETTQRQAQANYNNQLIQVRIAQLEILNSTGKITNLLL; encoded by the coding sequence ATGTTAAAGAAGTATTTAACGTATGCATTTTTCTTATTGGCACCGACGGTTGCCATAGGGCAAGATGTGGTGCAGGACTTTAATCTTGCGGACACACTCACATTAAAAGAGAGCATCCGGATCGGTTTGGAGAATAACCGGACATTGAAGAAGGCGATTCTGGATGAAGAAAAGGCAAAGTATCAGCGGAATGAGATCAGGGGAGCAGGCCTTCCGCAGCTTTCGGCCTATGGTAATTACAATAATTTCATAGATGTGTTTCCTCAGGCCGTACCGGGAGGTTTGTTTGGCCCCAGTGGTCCAAATGATATTGATGTGATTGCTCTGGGTGTACCCCAATCTCTCCAGGCCGGAGCCCAATTGAATCAATTGATCTTCAGCAATTCCTATTTGATAGGATTGAAAGCAGCAAAGACCGGAGAGGAGTTTTACCGAATATTGACAGAACAGTCTGAAGAAAGTGTAATCCACGAAATCTCCATGAATTACTTGGGAGTAATTCAACTGGAGCTCCAAAAGGAAAATTTGCTGGCGAATATAGATCAGTTGGAAAGTCTTGAGAAAATACTCCAGTCTCAATATGAGAATGATCTGGCCCGCAAAGTGGATCTAAATCGTGTGAAGGTAAATCTTACCTCTATCAAAAGTGAACTGGAAAATCTGGAGATTACAATTTATCAGCAGGAGGGGTACCTGAAACTGTTGATGGGAATTCCGGTGGATACAGAGATCAATCTTGATCAATCTGTAGCCGATACAGATCAGCTCATCGAAGCATTCGAGATTCAAGATTTCAATATTCTGAATAGGAAAAATATTCAGGTGCTGGGTGTGCAGCAACAGCTCTATGAATACGAGTACAAAAATATCAAGGCAGCCCATCAGCCCCAATTAGTAGGTTTTGCTGACTTCAACAAGAATGCATTCTCTCAGGATTTTGATTTTATAGGTCAAAATAAAGTATGGTATCAGGGTTTTTTGATCGGTTTGAAACTTGAAATTCCGATTTTCGACGGCATGCAGACGAAATATAAAGCTGCCCAATCCAAAGTAAATGCGCGTCAATTAAACCTTGACCGTCTAGAGGCAGAGGATGCAGCTGAATTGGAATACAAGAATGCGCTCAATAAATATTATAATTCCATAAGCACGCTTAAGTCTCTGGATGGAAATCTTGATCTGGCTGATGAAGTGTTAAAAGAGACCACATTGCTTTACAAAGAAGGGCTAAGTCCATTGACTGACTTATTAGATGCGGAGACTACCCAACGTCAGGCGCAAGCCAATTATAACAATCAACTCATACAGGTCAGAATTGCCCAATTGGAAATTTTGAACTCTACCGGAAAAATCACAAATCTTTTACTGTAA
- a CDS encoding efflux RND transporter periplasmic adaptor subunit gives MKKLLIIALLLVGVGAVAFTLYNNKQEMNEAATLAMKSSEYISVTVEKVEEKTVNRNFEANGVFEPSQELKLMSETSGAITKIQRRKGDYVRKGDLLVQIDDRLLRADYTIAKLNRDQAEKDLKRFENLAATDAITKKQLEENENAFKIADAQLAALKKRLDDTQVTAPIAGFINEDYYELGTLVSPGMPLADIINKNPLKLSVNVTESEIAKVNKGDEVAVRVNAMSNEEFTGKVHFISDKADGSFKYQVELIMNSKNQDQIKPGMFGTAQFKFSQEEKVLKIDRKSIAGSLKNPGVYLIKDGVAVYQSVKINPLDDGSVEILEGLKAGDEVIASGLINVKEGTKVKVQ, from the coding sequence ATGAAAAAATTACTAATCATAGCACTTCTCCTAGTGGGTGTAGGGGCAGTAGCTTTTACGCTTTACAACAATAAGCAGGAAATGAACGAAGCCGCCACGCTTGCCATGAAGTCCAGTGAATATATATCCGTGACAGTGGAAAAAGTGGAGGAGAAAACTGTTAATAGAAATTTTGAAGCAAACGGGGTCTTTGAACCTTCCCAAGAACTGAAATTGATGTCCGAAACTTCCGGAGCGATTACGAAGATCCAAAGAAGAAAAGGTGATTATGTACGCAAGGGAGACTTGTTGGTACAGATAGACGACCGACTGCTCAGAGCTGACTATACAATAGCAAAACTAAACAGGGATCAGGCAGAGAAGGATTTGAAGCGTTTTGAAAACCTTGCGGCAACTGACGCAATTACCAAGAAGCAGTTGGAAGAAAACGAAAATGCCTTCAAAATCGCCGATGCACAATTGGCGGCTTTGAAGAAGAGACTTGACGATACGCAAGTAACCGCTCCTATAGCGGGCTTTATCAACGAAGATTACTATGAATTGGGAACATTGGTGAGCCCTGGAATGCCTTTGGCAGATATCATCAATAAGAATCCTTTGAAATTATCGGTGAATGTCACTGAAAGCGAAATCGCTAAAGTTAATAAGGGGGATGAGGTCGCTGTGAGAGTAAATGCAATGTCCAATGAGGAGTTTACCGGTAAAGTACATTTCATTTCAGATAAAGCAGACGGTTCTTTTAAATATCAAGTGGAGCTGATCATGAACAGTAAAAATCAAGATCAGATCAAGCCGGGGATGTTCGGCACGGCTCAGTTTAAATTCTCGCAGGAAGAGAAAGTGCTGAAAATTGACAGGAAATCAATTGCGGGAAGCCTTAAAAACCCCGGGGTTTATTTGATCAAAGACGGAGTGGCAGTATATCAGTCAGTAAAAATCAATCCATTGGATGATGGATCTGTGGAGATTCTGGAAGGCTTGAAG